A window from Bos indicus x Bos taurus breed Angus x Brahman F1 hybrid chromosome 26, Bos_hybrid_MaternalHap_v2.0, whole genome shotgun sequence encodes these proteins:
- the IFIT2 gene encoding interferon-induced protein with tetratricopeptide repeats 2, with protein sequence MSETTKNSLEHSLQQLKSHFTWNLVEGEHSLDDFEDRVCHQTEFQNSEFKATMCNIQAFIKHRRGQHQAALECLRQAEEWIQREHADQAEVRSLVTWGNHAWVYYHLGRFADAQLYVDKVKRVCQKFSSPYRIESPELDCEEGWTRLKCGRNQNERAKVCFEKALEKNPKNPEFASGLAIASYRLDNQPPSQNPINPLRQAIQLNPDNQYVKVLLALKLQKMNKKDEGERLVEEALEKAPLATDVIRGAAKLYRRKGDLDLAIELLRKALKCMPNNIYLHCHIGCCYRAKVLEVEKMGGEKEELQKLVRHAIDHLKRADESNGNFFRIGSYLACLHAQVGQYEEAEYYFQKEFSKELPPVAKQVLHLRYGNFQLYQRKCEDKAIHHFIQGVKINQGSKEGEKMKNKLQRFADIKLSKNRADPKALHLLAFLQELNEDMQPAEENSERCLDSGNLIPLASLAEE encoded by the exons ATGAG TGAGACCACAAAGAACTCCTTGGAGCATAGTCTTCAGCAGCTCAAGAGCCATTTCACCTGGAACTTGGTAGAGGGAGAACATTCTTTGGATGATTTTGAAGACAGAGTGTGTCACCAGACTGAGTTTCAGAACAGCGAATTCAAAGCCACGATGTGCAACATACAGGCCTTCATAAAACACCGCAGAGGCCAGCATCAGGCAGCCCTGGAATGCTTGCGGCAAGCCGAAGAGTGGATCCAGCGAGAGCACGCTGACCAGGCGGAAGTCAGAAGCCTGGTCACCTGGGGAAACCACGCCTGGGTCTACTATCACCTGGGAAGGTTCGCAGATGCTCAGCTTTATGTAGACAAAGTGAAACGAGTCTGCCAGAAGTTTTCCAGCCCCTACAGAATTGAGAGTCctgagctggactgtgaagaagggtggACACGGTTAAAGTGTGGAAGAAACCAAAATGAAAGGGCCAAGGTGTGTTTTGAGAAGGCTCTGGAGAAGAACCCCAAGAACCCAGAGTTCGCCTCTGGACTGGCCATCGCGAGCTACCGGCTGGATAACCAGCCACCATCTCAGAACCCCATTAACCCTTTGAGGCAAGCCATTCAGCTGAATCCTGACAACCAGTATGTCAAAGTCCTCCTGGCCCTGAAACttcaaaagatgaataaaaaagatgaagGAGAGAGATTAGTTGAAGAAGCTCTGGAAAAAGCCCCATTGGCCACAGATGTGATTCGAGGGGCAGCAAAGCTGTATCGAAGAAAAGGTGACTTGGACCTTGCTATAGAACTCCTGAGAAAGGCTCTAAAATGCATGCCCAACaacatctacctgcattgccaTATTGGGTGCTGCTATAGGGCCAAAGTCCTGGAAGTAGAGAAAATGGGCGGGGAGAAAGAGGAATTACAGAAATTAGTAAGACATGCTATAGATCATTTAAAGAGAGCTGATGAGAGTAATGGAAATTTCTTCCGTATCGGCTCCTATCTCGCCTGCCTCCATGCACAAGTCGGTCAGTATGAAGAAGCAGAGTATTACTTTcaaaaagaattcagcaaagaGCTTCCTCCCGTAGCCAAACAAGTGCTCCACCTGCGATATGGCAACTTTCAGCTGTACCAGAGGAAGTGTGAAGACAAGGCCATCCACCATTTCATACAGGGTGTGAAaataaaccagggatcaaaggaaggagaaaaaatgaaaaacaaactgcAAAGATTTGCCGATATCAAGCTCTCGAAAAACAGAGCGGATCCTAAGGCTTTGCATCTCTTGGCGTTTCTTCAGGAACTGAATGAAGACATGCAGCCAGCAGAGGAAAACTCTGAGAGGTGTTTGGACTCTGGAAACCTCATCCCTTTAGCATCTTTAGCTGAGGAATGA